The following are from one region of the Methanoculleus caldifontis genome:
- a CDS encoding ATP-binding cassette domain-containing protein — protein MHTDISHQGTGSVPAIRAENLTKSFGELVAVDGISLSIESGEIFGLLGPNGAGKTTTISMLSTMQRPTSGTATVNGHDIVTAEDDVRKSIGIVFQDQSLDEELTAYENMDFHGRLYRIPAGVRRERITRLLALVGLEDRKDDLVKTYSGGMRRRLEIARGLLHEPKVLFLDEPTLGLDPQTRNHLWEYIARLNAEKGITIILTTHYMEEADRLCDRIAIIDRGTIVALGTTENLKASIGGDVVTIASPDPGAVAGLLTAPWISGLERHDGTVMVRLQDADRHVPGIVTDLVRSDIGITSLSVRKPTLEDVFLHYTGRSIRDEEASGKEAVRMFHRARGR, from the coding sequence ATGCATACGGACATATCGCACCAGGGGACCGGCTCCGTCCCGGCCATACGCGCCGAGAACCTGACGAAGTCGTTCGGCGAACTCGTCGCCGTCGACGGCATCTCGCTCTCCATCGAGAGCGGCGAGATCTTCGGACTCCTCGGCCCGAACGGAGCGGGAAAGACGACGACGATATCCATGCTCTCGACGATGCAGAGACCCACCTCGGGCACGGCGACGGTCAACGGCCACGATATCGTGACCGCCGAAGACGATGTCCGGAAGTCCATCGGGATCGTCTTCCAGGACCAGAGCCTGGACGAAGAACTGACGGCATACGAGAACATGGACTTCCACGGCCGCCTTTACCGGATCCCCGCCGGGGTGCGCCGGGAGCGGATCACCAGACTCCTGGCCCTCGTCGGGCTTGAGGACCGGAAAGACGACCTGGTCAAGACCTACTCGGGCGGCATGCGCCGCCGGCTGGAGATCGCCCGGGGGCTGCTCCACGAGCCGAAAGTGCTCTTTCTCGACGAGCCCACGCTCGGCCTCGACCCGCAGACCCGGAACCACCTCTGGGAGTACATCGCGCGGTTGAACGCCGAGAAGGGGATCACGATCATCCTCACCACCCACTACATGGAGGAGGCCGACCGACTCTGCGACCGCATAGCGATCATCGACCGCGGGACGATCGTCGCGCTCGGCACCACGGAGAACCTGAAGGCCTCGATCGGCGGGGACGTCGTCACCATAGCCTCGCCAGACCCCGGCGCGGTCGCCGGCCTCCTGACCGCCCCGTGGATCTCCGGGCTTGAGCGCCACGACGGAACGGTGATGGTCCGGCTGCAGGACGCCGACCGGCACGTCCCCGGGATCGTGACCGACCTCGTCCGGAGCGACATCGGGATCACCTCGCTCTCGGTGAGGAAGCCGACGCTCGAGGACGTCTTCCTGCACTACACGGGCAGATCGATCCGGGATGAGGAGGCAAGCGGGAAAGAGGCGGTGCGCATGTTCCACCGGGCAAGGGGGCGGTAA
- a CDS encoding AbrB/MazE/SpoVT family DNA-binding domain-containing protein has product MFHNHRCHHDHDGRKHIFGTVKVGERGQIVIPKEAREIFDIKPGETLMVLGDENHGLALVKAEKFRHIAEEMLRIFERPPEEPPEE; this is encoded by the coding sequence ATGTTCCACAACCACCGCTGCCACCACGATCATGACGGCAGAAAACACATCTTCGGGACGGTCAAGGTCGGCGAACGCGGCCAGATCGTCATCCCGAAGGAGGCCCGCGAGATCTTCGATATCAAGCCCGGCGAGACGCTGATGGTCCTCGGCGACGAAAACCACGGGCTCGCCCTGGTCAAAGCGGAGAAGTTCCGCCATATCGCGGAGGAGATGCTCCGGATCTTCGAGAGACCGCCGGAAGAGCCGCCGGAAGAGTGA
- a CDS encoding class I SAM-dependent methyltransferase gives MVAPGHNAAGQDRIPNISFRLMSFSIRIRDWIRPPGGLLTGVGIGTGMTVVDYGCGPGSYVRDASGLAGANGTVYAVDVHELAVKAVSRRVREEGLANVIPVLATGYASGLPDAAADLVYALDMFHMVDDPGAFLAELRRIVKPEGILALGDGHQPRAKTRRAVRESGLWTIEEETVEYLRCRPLRTAG, from the coding sequence ATGGTCGCACCCGGGCATAACGCCGCAGGGCAGGACCGGATCCCGAATATCAGCTTTCGGTTGATGTCGTTCTCGATCCGCATACGGGACTGGATCAGGCCCCCGGGAGGACTGCTTACCGGGGTCGGGATCGGGACGGGGATGACCGTCGTGGACTACGGCTGCGGTCCGGGAAGTTACGTCAGGGATGCGTCCGGGCTCGCCGGCGCAAACGGCACCGTTTACGCGGTGGATGTCCACGAGCTTGCCGTAAAAGCCGTCTCACGGCGGGTCCGGGAGGAAGGGCTTGCGAACGTCATCCCCGTCCTCGCAACGGGATACGCCTCGGGCCTTCCCGACGCTGCGGCAGATCTCGTCTACGCTCTCGACATGTTCCACATGGTCGACGATCCGGGCGCGTTCCTCGCCGAGCTCCGGCGGATCGTGAAACCAGAGGGGATCCTGGCCCTCGGCGACGGGCACCAGCCGCGTGCGAAGACGCGTCGGGCAGTCCGGGAGTCCGGGCTCTGGACGATTGAAGAGGAGACTGTCGAATACCTGCGGTGCCGGCCCTTGCGGACCGCAGGCTGA